A stretch of Plectropomus leopardus isolate mb chromosome 24, YSFRI_Pleo_2.0, whole genome shotgun sequence DNA encodes these proteins:
- the nbeal1 gene encoding neurobeachin-like protein 1 isoform X1 encodes MASKERLYEVWMLYCTKRDPDYLKLWLEIFISSYERCLDVDFEKPPSRPEEVPPVLTLLPDNILQVLRHQLLQCVQKASDGLEPEQQNLALLLLKFLIIICRNLSNVEEIGTCSYINHIITMTTLYIQQLKSKTKEKEMADQSQAEEFVRHALAFCESLYDPYRNWRHRTCGEQLGTVERSRQKYKAAPLTVEFVPFFYQCFQESEHLKESLKCCLLHLFGAIVAGDQRNALLAISPATMEVLMRVLADCSMGSCSSDEGEDWDSEAPDRKALLTLGCLREVVQRLLASSSDQRQVEIASVLENYFKLLNSDPAAVVASKQQQQQAKGRVPTLGRHWESRFVALQVNMLDTIRDMFLCSDRPVLQAIFLNSNCFEHLTRLLQNSKLVNARCTAADKDQKDITNNRLLTGERDTQVFQGRLDSLAVATIKALTTVMHKSPAAKEVFKERIGYNHLYEVLTSLGQPSRHLLKELMNMAVEGEHSSVGLLGISNVEPLLLLVQWLPELDSSEQQLFTADWLRRLSCLNRQTRATCVNAAMVMRALAGLERHQRLHRACAESLLGLLGLLGSQSLSARELLVLLRLLRPPESTQAHPYVGPALRALLAMVRKQGLESAMQYFDLSPSMAGIVVPTVQRWPGSAFSFFAWLSLDQEQLGPLSKDKRKQLYSFFTPGGTGFEAFISSVGVLVVAVCTKKEYVTVMLPDYCFCDSLWHSIGVVHVPGKRPFGQSLVYIYVDGQQKLSAPLKYPTMTEPFISCCIGSAGHRTTTPPPSQIPDPPFSSATTPTTRSSLGAILSPQTWGGLLGGKPESVTKLISAGTQDSEWGSPTSLQGQLGSVMVFHEPLQPNHIKAICSAGPNCISPFKAQESDLGDLSSKLLLHYSPKACRNPICLDLSPNMLHGRLTGNKVVNWDIKDMINCVGGLPVLLPILEQLALITPDQQASDPAAGSDFITPDVTTPAEGDWVILPSNRASEARLEKNLVATFLLVLKHFLQRHLINQENLLHSHGVATLGALLQKLPAGHVDVSVLVAVQLLIEQVTYEKNQALLQQLHTHLLFNFNIWNKGDFPLRIGHIQYMSTVIKDNRKHFRKKYGVQFLLDTVRLYYGKNSNKESDLSEDDIRTIRASLCGLIKYYISKGMSQDEMHSLLGYIAAIGDEEQLCGLLELLISLLQTSPARDQLFLLLFEPGAADSCYALLLNNKHSDRLRELVFKLFERMLRCDRVYEKNKQRLRLREAGYAGLSLLFSELNITPTLIRCLLNQVLHTDNVVNYKDLMALVQLTHRAGPSVRLLVCKRVYQLLQSQQDAAVQISRQQCWQDTLMRLYLRGEASLPLRGADTISACSLDLSRSAGGSTNRLELPLERRTRAGSTGRLDRLEDDRLSIGDTRSVDSMDNGDVISLLDTPSSCASTEPQLHVKPWVVGKSGGLTLDLSHLQAYEGGESGSQTPGSMPSTPSPLESSKPFPGGSGDRDATSSLTEDSFLFSDNISLGESFNNAERAEEELCTMLLEIVLCVMWRGVEGSDDSAWLERGQVFSALTKLGTANELLLPVDQIKLSLMERMLEWAVSDNREPSAATLPQHTENAVRLLHMVQDFLQAEGLVNPALWTEKVLEETVTLMDSLMVWYTSGTQWFQLSQVGLRLLLGFMAQEDPDVCAMATAKLNGILQTKEVTSQDEACYLLGKVECILRRSIQEQTEETYTFLVPLLRTLLSKVHRLLYMELHLPQLPDTNGSPSFFEDFQLYCNSPEWRVYLDKYIIPYMKQYEIETFSQGHETMALYWKECYEAFMVSLHKRERERGESKIRFQEQFVEPFSRRGRQENLRYNSMLKQQHSQNSATLRQWKAARRGLVCERGPWADRQQDEMHWRLSSAENFSRMRLKLVRNYNFDPHREASALRDNLGVHQQRINPESLLLEAVKQVKVSDLEDDILELPEEDPAAANNQVEAEEAGQKEKLVLWEDCELVTVVDVVPGRLELTTQHINFYDSSQEKEEGEETLRQVDWQNITKFCSLLFLLEGVGHDFKWPLSQIREVHLRRYNLRRSALEIFLIDQTNYFLNFKKEVRNKVYSRMLLLRSLSLYGTRSPQELLKASGLTQKWVNREISNFDYLMQLNTIAGRTYNNLAQYPVFPWILADYTSEELDLSDPRVFRDLSKPVAVLNERNAKAVREKYESFEDPTGTIDKFHYGTHYSNAAGVMHYLIRVEPFTSLHIQLQSGRFDCADRQFHSIPATWQTLMDNPNDVKELIPEFFYFPEFLENQNGFDLGRLQISKERVNDVVLPKWAKSPEDFIYKHRKALESEYVSAHLHEWIDLIFGYKQKGPAAVEALNVFYYCTYEGAVDLDAITDEKERKALEGMISNFGQTPCQLLKEPHPVRLSQEEVEKRKAQLDSCPLSMFEHLSDLKSFFVEGISDSVPLVKAVVPKNQSHSFITQGSPDTMVTVSQNCLVGTHGWLPYNKNISNYFTFIKDPTVSNTKTQRFLSGPFAPGVEVTSGLFVVSHDGKLLFSGGHWDNSLRVTSLVKGKTVGQHIRHMDIVTCLSTDHCGIHLISGSRDTTCMVWQVLQQGGAPVGLYPKPVQVLYGHTDEVVSVSISTELDMAVSGSRDGTVIIHTVRRGQYMRCLRPPCDSSLPLSILHLAVSWEGHLLVHTCLEGKATLKDKNALHLYSVNGKHLCSEPLKEQVTDMCVSGEYVVIGSEQGYLSIRDLYSLSLCAEPMAMRVPVRCVSVTKEQSHVLVGLEDGKLIIVGVGKPAEMRSGQITRKLWGSRKGLTQISSGETVYNTQHDHS; translated from the exons AGGAACGCTCTGCTCGCCATCTCTCCAGCCACCATGGAGGTGTTGATGCGCGTGCTCGCTGACTGCTCCATGGGCAGCTGCTCCTCAGATGAGGGCGAGGACTGGGACAGCGAGGCCCCCGACCGTAAGGCGCTGCTGACTCTGGGCTGCCTGCGGGAGGTGGTGCAACGCCTCCTGGCCTCAAGCTCCGACCAGCGGCAAGTGGAGATCGCCTCCGTGCTGGAAAACTACTTCAAGCTGCTCAACTCGGACCCGGCGGCTGTCGTTGCttccaaacagcagcagcagcaagccaAGGGCCGAGTGCCGACACTGGGCCGACATTGGGAGAGCAGATTTGTGGCGCTGCAAGTAAACATGCTAG ACACTATCAGGGACATGTTCCTGTGTTCAGACAGGCCAGTTCTACAAGCCATCTTCCTCAACAGTAACTGCTTTGAGCATCTGACACGACTGCTGCAGAACAGCAAG ctggtTAATGCTAGGTGCACGGCGGCAGACAAGGACCAGAAAGATATAACCAACAACAGGTTactgacaggagagagggacaCTCAG GTGTTTCAAGGGCGGCTAGACTCCCTCGCTGTAGCAACCATCAAAGCCCTGACAACAGTGATGCACAAATCACCAGCTGCAAAG GAGGTGTTCAAGGAGAGGATTGGTTACAATCACTTGTATGAAGTGCTCACGTCACTCGGCCAGCCATCACGGCACCTCCTCAAAGAGCTGATGAACATG gcagTGGAGGGGGAGCACTCCTCGGTGGGGCTCTTGGGCATCAGTAATGTGGAGCCCTTGTTGCTGCTGGTCCAGTGGCTCCCAGAGCTGGACTCATCGGAGCAGCAGCTTTTTACCGCCGACTGGCTCCGCCGCCTCAGCTGCCTCAACCGCCAAACCCGCGCCACCTGCGTTAATGCCGCCATGGTCATGCGAGCTCTGGCAGGCCTGGAACGCCACCAACGGCTACACCGAGCTTGCGCAGAGAGCCTGTTGGGGCTGCTGGGCTTACTGGGCTCCCAGTCCTTGAGCGCAAGGGAACTCCTGGTACTCCTGCGCCTTCTCAGGCCTCCGGAGTCCACACAAGCTCACCCATATGTGGGTCCTGCCCTGAGAGCCCTCCTGGCTATGGTACGGAAGCAGGGCCTGGAGAGCGCCATGCAGTACTTTGACTTATCACCCAGCATGGCCGGCATCGTAGTCCCAACAGTGCAGCGCTGGCCAGGATCGGCCTTTAGTTTTTTTGCCTGGTTGTCACTCGATCAGGAGCAGCTTGGCCCACTCAGCAAGGACAAGAGGAAGCAGCTgtacag CTTTTTTACCCCCGGAGGGACGGGGTTTGAGGCCTTCATCAGCTCCGTGGGTGTGCTTGTGGTGGCTGTTTGCACGAAGAAGGAGTATGTCACCGTCATGCTGCCCGACTACTGCTTCTGTGACTCTCTCTGG CACAGCATCGGTGTGGTGCACGTACCAGGAAAGAGGCCATTTGGGCAGAGTCTTGTGTACATTTATGTAGATGGACAGCAGAAACTGTCGGCCCCCCTCAAGTATCCCACCATGACAGAG CCGTTTATCTCCTGCTGCATCGGCTCAGCAGGCCACCGGACCACCACTCCCCCGCCCTCACAGATCCCAGATCCTCCCTTCTCCTCCGCCACCACGCCCACCACTCGCTCCTCACTGGGCGCAATCCTGTCGCCGCAGACCTGGGGGGGCCTGCTGGGAGGGAAGCCTGAGTCTGTGACCAAACTCATCTCTGCAGGGACCCAGGACAGCGAGTGGGGAAGTCCTACCTCCTTGCAGGGGCAGCTGGGAAGCGTCATGGTCTTTCATGAACCCCTGCAGCCCAACCACATCAAAGCCATCTGCAGTGCTG GTCCAAACTGCATCTCTCCATTCAAAGCCCAGGAATCAGACCTCGGCGACCTTTCTTCCAAATTGCTGCTGCACTATTCGCCTAAG GCGTGTAGGAACCCCATCTGTCTAGATCTGTCTCCAAACATGCTGCATGGGCGCCTGACTGGGAACAAAGTTGTCAACTGGGATATCAAG GATATGATCAACTGTGTGGGCGGCCTGCCGGTGCTCCTCCCTATACTGGAGCAGTTGGCCCTGATTACACCTGATCAGCAGGCCAGTGATCCTGCAGCTGGCTCAGACTTCATTACCCCTGATGTGACCACGCCAGCCGAGGGGGATTGGGTCATTCTTCCATCCAACAGGGCTTCAG AGGCACGTCTGGAGAAGAATCTGGTGGCCACCTTCCTGTTGGTGCTGAAGCATTTCCTGCAGAGACACCTTATCAACCAGGAGAATCTGCTCCACTCGCACGGTGTCGCCACGCTGGGAGCGCTGCTGCAGAAG cTGCCAGCAGGTCATGTGGATGTCAGCGTGCTGGTTGCTGTGCAGCTGCTGATAGAGCAGGTGACATATGAGAAGAATCAGGctcttctgcagcagcttcacacTCATCTGCTGTTCAATTTCAACATCTGGAACAAAGGAGACTTCCCTCTACGTATAG GTCACATCCAGTACATGTCCACCGTCATCAAAGACAACAGGAAgcacttcagaaaaaaatacgGCGTTCAGTTCCTTTTGGACACTGTACGCCTTTACTACGG GAAGAACAGTAATAAAGAGAGTGACCTGAGCGAGGACGACATTCGGACCATCCGTGCGTCTCTCTGCGGCCTCATCAAGTACTACATCAGCAAGGGCATGTCACAGGATGAGATGCACAGCCTTCTGGGATACATCGCTGCCATTGGAGACGAGGAGcag ttgtGTGGGCTGCTGGAGTTGTTAATCAGCCTCCTTCAGACCAGTCCGGCTAGAGACCAgctcttcctgctcctctttgAGCCAGGGGCGGCCGACTCCTGCTACGCTCTCCTCCTCAACAATAAGCACTCAGATCGACTCAGAGAACTTGTCTTCAAG CTGTTTGAGCGCATGTTGCGCTGCGACCGCGTTTACGAGAAGAATAAGCAGCGCTTGAGGCTAAGGGAGGCAGGCTACGCCGGCCTGTCGCTGCTCTTCTCTGAACTTAACATCACTCCAACACTCATCCGCTGTCTCCTCAACCAGGTCCTCCACACAG ATAATGTGGTGAACTACAAGGACCTGATGGCTCTGGTCCAGCTCACTCACCGGGCCGGGCCCAGCGTGCGCCTCCTCGTCTGTAAGAGG GTTTACCAGCTGCTACAATCCCAACAAGACGCTGCCGTCCAGATCTCCAGGCAGCAGTGTTGGCAGGACACTCTGATGCGACTATACCTGCGCGGTGAAGCGTCGTTGCCACTGCGCGGCGCTGACACCATCAGCGCCTGCAGCCTGGACCTGAGCCGGTCCGCCGGTGGCAGCACCAACCGCCTGGAGCTGCCTCTGGAGAGGAGAACGCGTGCAGGCAGCACCGGCCGCCTGGATCGGCTGGAGGATGACCGGCTCAGCATAGGTGACACTCGTTCCGTGGACAGCATGGACAACGGTGATGTCATCTCGCTGCTGGACACGCCATCTTCCTGTGCCTCCACCGAGCCGCAGCTACACGTCAAGCCGTGGGTGGTGGGCAAGTCAGGGGGCTTGACGCTAGACTTGTCCCACCTGCAGGCCTACGAGGGTGGGGAGAGCGGCAGCCAGACGCCTGGCAGCATGCCCAGCACACCGTCCCCCCTGGAGAGCTCTAAACCTTTCCCAGGAGGCTCCGGGGATCGAGATGCAACTTCCTCCCTCACTGAAGACAGCTTTCTCTTCAGTGACAACATCTCACTGGGCGAGTCCTTCAACAATGCTGAG CGGGCGGAGGAAGAGCTTTGCACCATGCTGCTGGAGATCGTGCTGTGCGTGATGTGGCGCGGTGTGGAAGGGTCAGACGACTCGGCGTGGCTGGAGCGCGGCCAGGTCTTCTCAGCTCTCACCAAACTGGGAACCGCCAAcgagctgctgcttcctgtcgACCAAATCAAACTCAG TCTGATGGAGCGTATGTTGGAGTGGGCGGTGAGTGATAACCGCGAGCCATCAGCCGCCACGTTGCCGCAGCACACGGAGAACGCGGTGCGGTTGCTTCACATGGTACAAGACTTCCTGCAGGCGGAGGGCCTCGTCAATCCGGCGCTGTGGACGGAGAAGGTGCTGGAGGAGACGGTGACGCTGATGGACAGCCTCATGGTGTGGTACACGTCTGGCACTCAGTGGTTCCAGCTCTCCCAAGTCGGACTGAGACTGCTGCTGGGCTTCATGGCTCAGGAGGACCCTGAT GTGTGCGCCATGGCCACCGCCAAACTCAACGGCATTCTGCAAACCAAGGAGGTGACCAGCCAGGACGAGGCCTGCTACCTGCTTGGTAAAGTGGAGTGCATCCTGCGGCGCTCCATCCaggagcagacagaggagaCGTACACCTTCCTGGTTCCTCTGCTGCGAACGTTGCTCTCCAAAGTCCACCGCCTCCTCTACATGGAGCTGCACCTCCCCCAGCTCCCCGACACCAACGGCAGCCCGTCCTTTTTTGAGGACTTCCAGCTGTACTGCAACTCACCCGAGTGGCGCGTCTACCTCGACAAATAT ATTATTCCGTACATGAAGCAGTATGAAATCGAAACATTCAGCCAGGGCCATGAGACCATGGCGCTGTACTGGAAGGAGTGCTACGAGGCATTCATGGTCAGCCTGcataagagagagagggagagaggggagagcaaGATCCGCTTCCAG GAGCAATTTGTGGAGCCTTTCTCACGGCGAGGCCGCCAGGAGAACCTCCGCTACAACAGCATGTTGAAGCAGCAGCACAGCCAAAACAGCGCCACACTCAGGCAGTGGAAGGCAGCACGCAGGGGTCTGGTGTGTGAGAGAGGACCCTGGGCTGATAG ACAGCAGGATGAGATGCACTGGAGGCTGTCCAGTGCTGAGAACTTCTCCCGCATGAGGCTGAAGCTGGTTCGTAATTACAACTTTGACCCGCACCGAGAGGCCAGCGCTCTAAGAGACAACCTGG GTGTCCATCAGCAGCGTATAAACCCCGAGTCTCTGCTGCTAGAAGCTGTGAAGCAGGTCAAAGTCAGCGACCTTGAAGACGACATCCTGGAGCTGCCGGAGGAAGACCCCGCTGCTGCCAACAACCA AGTTGAAGCAGAGGAGGCCGGCCAGAAGGAGAAGCTGGTGCTGTGGGAGGACTGTGAGCTGGTGACGGTGGTGGACGTGGTGCCTGGCCGCCTGGAACTCACCACGCAACACATTAACTTCTACGACAGCAGCCAGGAGAAAGAAGAAGGTGAGGAGACACTGAGACAGGTGGATTggcaaaacatcacaaaattttGCTCACTCTTATTTTTACTCGAAGGAGTGGGTCACGACTTCAAATGGCCGCTGTCTCAGATCCGAGAGGTCCACCTGCGGCGTTATAACTTGCGGCGTTCAGCTCTGGAGATCTTCCTCATCGACCAGACCAATTACTTCCTCAACTTCAAGAAAGAG gTGAGGAATAAGGTCTACAGCCGCATGTTGCTGCTGCGTTCTCTGAGCCTTTACGGAACCCGCTCGCCGCAGGAGCTCCTCAAAGCCTCGGGACTGACACAG AAATGGGTGAACCGGGAGATTTCCAACTTTGACTATTTGATGCAACTCAACACGATTGCAGGCAGAACGTACAACAACCTGGCTCAGTACCCCGTG tttccCTGGATTCTAGCCGACTACACCTCAGAAGAGCTGGACCTGTCTGATCCTCGGGTGTTCAGGGACCTGTCAAAGCCAGTAGCAGTACTAAACGAACGCAATGCCAAGGCTGTTAGAGAGAA GTACGAAAGTTTCGAGGACCCGACAGGCACCATCGACAAGTTCCATTATGGCACCCACTACTCAAATGCTGCCGGTGTGATGCACTACTTGATCAGAGTGGAGCCCTTCACCTCCCTGCACATCCAGCTGCAGAGTGGACG GTTCGACTGTGCTGACCGCCAGTTCCACTCTATCCCCGCGACGTGGCAGACCCTCATGGACAACCCCAACGACGTCAAAGAGCTCATCCCAGAGTTCTTCTATTTCCCAGAATTCCTTGAGAACCAAAATG GTTTTGATCTGGGTCGCCTGCAGATCTCTAAGGAAAGAGTTAATGATGTTGTTCTGCCCAAATGGGCCAAGTCCCCTGAGGACTTCATCTACAAGCACCGTAAAGCCCTG GAGTCGGAGTACGTATCCGCCCACCTTCATGAGTGGATCGATCTGATCTTTGGTTACAAGCAGAAGGGCCCTGCAGCCGTGGAGGCCCTCAATGTCTTCTACTACTGCACATATGAGG GTGCGGTTGACCTGGATGCCATCACTGATGAAAAGGAGCGCAAGGCCCTGGAAGGCATGATCAGCAACTTTGGACAGACACCCTGCCAGTTACTCAAG GAGCCCCATCCGGTGCGTCTGTCTCAGGAGGAAGTGGAGAAGAGGAAGGCTCAGCTGGACTCGTGTCCTCTCAGCATGTTTGAACACCTCAGCGACCTCAAGTCCTTCTTTGTTGAG GGCATCAGTGACAGCGTGCCGCTGGTAAAGGCCGTGGTGCCAAAAAATCAGTCCCATTCCTTCATCACCCAGGGGAGCCCTGACACTATG GTGACAGTTAGTCAGAACTGCCTGGTCGGGACCCATGGGTGGCTGCCTTACAACAAGAACATCTCCAACTACTTCACCTTTATCAAGGACCCCACAGTGTCAAACACCAA GACCCAGCGTTTCCTCTCTGGACCCTTTGCCCCCGGCGTGGAGGTAACATCAGGGCTGTTTGTGGTCTCCCACGATGGCAAGTTGCTCTTCAGCGGTGGCCACTGGGACAACAGCCTCCGGGTCACCTCCCTGGTTAAGGGCAAGACTGTTGGACAGCACATCAGACACATGG ATATTGTGACCTGTTTGTCAACAGACCACTGCGGCATTCACCTGATCTCCGGCTCCAGAGACACAACCTGCATGGTGTGGCAGGTTCTGCAGCAG GGTGGAGCTCCTGTGGGTCTCTATCCCAAACCAGTTCAGGTGTTGTACGGGCACACAGATGAGGTGGTCAGTGTCAGTATCAGCACAGAGCTAGACATGGCTGTGTCGGGGTCACGG GATGGGACAGTGATCATCCACACAGTGCGTCGTGGTCAGTACATGCGTTGCCTGCGACCGCCGTGCGACAGCTCCCTGCCGCTCTCTATCCTCCACCTGGCCGTGTCCTGGGAGGGTCACCTGCTGGTCCACACCTGCCTCGAGGGCAAAGCGACGCTCAAG GATAAAAACGCCCTCCACCTTTACTCTGTGAATGGGAAGCACCTCTGCAGCGAGCCTCTGAAGGAGCAGGTGACTGATATGTGTGTTTCAGGGGAGTACGTAGTCATCGGCAGCGAGCAGGGATACCTGTCCATCCGTGACCTCTACAG tctgtctctgtgtgcgGAGCCCATGGCCATGAGGGTGCCGGTGCGTTGCGTCTCGGTCACCAAGGAGCAGAGCCACGTCCTGGTGGGCCTGGAGGACGGCAAGCTGATCATCGTGGGCGTGGGCAAGCCGGCGGAG ATGCGTTCGGGCCAGATCACGCGGAAGCTGTGGGGCTCCAGAAAAGGACTGACCCAGATCTCCTCGGGGGAGACGGTGTACAACACCCAGCACGACCACAGCTGA